One part of the Deltaproteobacteria bacterium PRO3 genome encodes these proteins:
- the ruvB gene encoding Holliday junction branch migration DNA helicase RuvB gives MDAAALLPEEEEIDRSLRPKRLADYVGQTGVKEKLEIFIEAAKRRGEPLDHCLFSGPPGLGKTSLAIIIANEMGANIKSTSGPAIERPGDLAALLTNLEERDVLFIDEIHRLNTTVEEILYPAMEDFQLDIVIGQGPSAKTIKLDLPRFTLVGATTRAGLLTSPLRDRFGVVARLDFYSGDELATIVKRSAKILEIPITQEGAVELAQRARGTPRIVNRLLKRSRDYAQVKAQGLLDQKVAKEALNLLEVDEKGFDHMDRKILRTILEKFQGGPVGVETLSSAIAEEKDTIEDVYEPYLIQCGFLQRTPRGRMATDLAYQYFGLPRPERAADLKAKQDSLF, from the coding sequence ATGGATGCCGCGGCCCTGCTTCCCGAGGAGGAAGAGATCGACCGCTCGCTCCGGCCTAAGCGCCTCGCCGACTACGTCGGACAAACGGGCGTGAAGGAGAAGCTCGAGATCTTCATCGAGGCGGCGAAGCGTCGGGGCGAGCCGCTGGACCACTGCCTCTTTTCGGGACCGCCGGGCCTGGGCAAGACCTCGCTCGCGATCATCATCGCCAACGAGATGGGCGCCAACATCAAGTCGACCTCCGGCCCCGCCATCGAGCGGCCCGGCGACCTGGCCGCCCTCCTCACCAATCTCGAAGAGCGCGACGTCCTCTTCATCGACGAGATTCATCGCCTCAACACCACGGTCGAAGAGATCCTGTACCCCGCGATGGAGGACTTTCAGCTCGACATCGTGATCGGCCAAGGCCCCTCGGCCAAGACAATCAAACTCGACCTGCCGCGCTTCACCCTGGTGGGCGCGACGACCCGCGCCGGCCTGCTGACCTCGCCGCTGCGCGACCGCTTCGGCGTCGTGGCGCGGCTGGATTTCTATAGCGGCGACGAGCTGGCGACCATCGTCAAGCGCAGCGCGAAGATCCTCGAGATCCCTATCACGCAGGAGGGCGCCGTCGAGCTGGCACAGCGCGCCCGCGGCACGCCCCGCATCGTCAACCGCCTGCTCAAGCGCTCCCGCGACTACGCGCAGGTCAAGGCCCAGGGGCTGCTGGACCAAAAGGTCGCCAAAGAGGCCCTCAACCTCTTGGAGGTCGACGAGAAGGGCTTCGACCACATGGACCGCAAGATCCTGCGCACCATCCTCGAGAAGTTCCAAGGAGGTCCGGTGGGCGTCGAAACCCTCTCCAGCGCCATCGCCGAAGAGAAAGACACCATCGAGGACGTCTACGAGCCCTACCTCATCCAATGCGGATTCCTGCAGCGCACGCCGCGCGGCCGGATGGCGACGGACCTCGCCTACCAGTACTTCGGCCTGCCCCGCCCCGAGCGCGCGGCCGACCTCAAGGCCAAGCAGGATTCGCTGTTCTGA
- a CDS encoding DUF4153 domain-containing protein — protein MTTESQTPQTASKSGLLAAAGRALRRFPGVLAVAALGTVLVIQAAFQSGDDPVKWAHWRLLLVAALGISWLYSLSLIAERRYRGPARQLLPLGFGFATLGLYYLRLRSWNEATVGEAFLFEYLGLFFALHAFAAYAPYLGRREPRGFWEYNRRIFLRILAALLFSGTLYVGCVVFFAALSRILEFRALGYILVFFAASIVGIFNTWFFLAGVPEDFEALERQPSPYPRGLKAFAQFVLLPLAVAIGLVLELWLIQRLATGGRVDPATAGAFFAWGGFGLLTYLLLYPLREDPGERWLKAFEKGFFLGLLPMLGAVAYAVFRLIQRFGWTPPRYYAVVLSLWGLGLCLYFLLVKRPGIRWIPVSLSLIALFTVSGPQGPYQVSRRSQEARLAASLREAGLAPGAPATEALLALPAATKEGLLGRIGYLESRYGCEGLRPYFGPRLETVDEEGKPRCDLRPLRRILTRDPSLSPEGFVEAEAVAINFLTDFPSYREVSVRGFDLYFPVEAVRFLEGGRPSAECPQGNQESPVCAVLPKEGRQLELYLEGRPLGKIDLEPIYGPLLKTRYETASPAERESPMFRLKPEEMTFDRTLPGGKARLRFDQIRLEKRGAQVYPDYVRFSLLFQKGS, from the coding sequence ATGACGACCGAAAGCCAAACGCCGCAAACCGCATCCAAATCCGGACTGCTCGCTGCGGCCGGGCGCGCCCTGCGGCGTTTTCCCGGCGTCCTGGCCGTCGCCGCGCTGGGCACGGTGCTGGTGATTCAGGCGGCCTTTCAGTCGGGCGACGACCCGGTGAAGTGGGCGCATTGGCGCCTGCTCTTGGTCGCGGCCCTGGGGATCTCCTGGCTCTACTCACTCAGCCTGATCGCCGAGCGGCGTTACCGGGGACCGGCGCGGCAACTCTTGCCGCTTGGCTTCGGCTTCGCGACGCTGGGTCTGTATTACCTGCGGCTGCGCTCCTGGAACGAAGCGACGGTCGGTGAGGCCTTTCTTTTCGAATACCTCGGGCTCTTCTTTGCGTTGCACGCCTTCGCGGCCTACGCGCCCTACCTCGGCCGACGGGAGCCGCGCGGATTTTGGGAATACAATCGCCGCATTTTCCTTCGCATCTTGGCCGCCCTGCTCTTCTCCGGAACTCTCTACGTCGGCTGCGTGGTGTTCTTCGCGGCGCTCTCGAGGATCCTGGAGTTTCGGGCCCTGGGCTATATCCTCGTCTTTTTCGCCGCCTCGATCGTCGGCATCTTCAATACCTGGTTCTTTTTGGCGGGGGTGCCGGAGGATTTCGAGGCCTTGGAGCGCCAGCCTTCCCCCTACCCGCGGGGCTTGAAGGCCTTTGCCCAATTCGTCCTCCTGCCCTTGGCGGTGGCCATCGGCCTCGTCCTCGAGCTGTGGCTGATCCAGCGGCTGGCGACGGGAGGCAGGGTCGACCCCGCCACGGCCGGGGCCTTCTTCGCCTGGGGCGGCTTCGGGCTCTTGACCTATCTCCTGCTCTACCCCCTCCGCGAGGACCCCGGCGAGCGCTGGCTGAAGGCTTTCGAAAAGGGATTTTTCTTGGGGCTGCTCCCGATGCTGGGCGCGGTGGCCTACGCCGTCTTTCGGCTGATCCAGCGCTTCGGTTGGACGCCGCCGCGCTACTACGCCGTCGTCCTCAGCCTCTGGGGCCTGGGCTTGTGCCTGTATTTCCTGCTGGTGAAGCGTCCCGGGATCCGCTGGATCCCGGTCAGCCTCAGCCTGATCGCCCTCTTCACGGTGAGCGGCCCGCAGGGCCCCTATCAGGTGAGCCGTCGCAGCCAGGAGGCGCGGCTCGCGGCGAGCTTGAGGGAAGCCGGCTTGGCGCCCGGCGCCCCCGCGACGGAGGCCCTGCTCGCCCTGCCCGCGGCGACGAAGGAAGGGCTGCTCGGCCGAATCGGCTACCTGGAAAGCCGCTACGGCTGCGAAGGGCTTCGCCCTTATTTCGGCCCCAGATTGGAGACCGTCGACGAGGAGGGAAAACCCCGCTGCGACCTTCGCCCTCTGCGCCGCATCTTGACCCGCGACCCCTCCCTTTCCCCGGAGGGCTTCGTCGAGGCCGAGGCGGTGGCGATCAACTTCCTCACCGACTTTCCGTCCTATCGCGAGGTCTCCGTACGCGGCTTCGACCTCTACTTCCCCGTCGAGGCGGTTCGTTTCCTCGAGGGCGGGCGCCCCAGCGCCGAGTGCCCCCAGGGGAACCAAGAGTCTCCGGTCTGCGCGGTGTTGCCCAAGGAGGGAAGACAACTCGAGCTCTATCTCGAAGGCCGTCCGCTCGGGAAAATCGACCTCGAGCCGATCTACGGGCCTCTCCTCAAGACTCGCTACGAGACCGCGTCGCCCGCCGAGCGCGAATCCCCGATGTTTCGCCTCAAGCCCGAGGAGATGACCTTCGATCGGACCCTTCCCGGAGGCAAGGCGCGGCTGCGCTTCGACCAGATCCGCCTCGAGAAGCGGGGGGCGCAGGTTTATCCCGATTACGTCCGATTTTCGCTGTTGTTTCAAAAAGGAAGTTAA
- a CDS encoding YebC/PmpR family DNA-binding transcriptional regulator produces the protein MSGHSKWATIKRKKGATDAKRGKIFSKLIKEITVAAKMGGGDPGGNPRLRTAIDAAKAENMPNDNIQRAIKRGSGEMEGVTYDEITYEAYGPGGAAIMIEVLTDNKNRTVAEIRHLLSKGGGNMGETGSVGWVFHKKGSIVVDKKAVAEDALMELALDAGAEDIQDAGDSFEVLADPASFDAVLNAIKGKNIPTLSAKIGLIPQNTVKLTGDPAEKMLKLMENLEDHDDVQNVYSNFDISEEEMEKLAK, from the coding sequence ATGTCCGGCCACAGTAAATGGGCAACGATCAAGCGCAAGAAGGGCGCCACCGACGCCAAGCGCGGAAAAATCTTCTCCAAGCTCATCAAAGAGATCACCGTCGCCGCCAAGATGGGCGGCGGCGACCCCGGGGGCAATCCCCGGCTTCGCACCGCGATCGACGCCGCCAAGGCCGAGAACATGCCCAACGACAACATCCAGCGCGCGATCAAGCGCGGCTCCGGCGAGATGGAAGGCGTCACCTACGACGAGATCACCTACGAGGCCTACGGTCCCGGCGGCGCCGCGATCATGATCGAGGTCCTGACCGACAACAAAAACCGCACCGTCGCCGAGATCCGCCACCTGCTCAGCAAGGGCGGCGGCAACATGGGCGAGACCGGCTCGGTCGGCTGGGTCTTTCACAAGAAGGGCAGCATCGTCGTCGACAAGAAGGCCGTCGCCGAAGACGCGCTCATGGAGCTCGCCCTCGACGCGGGCGCCGAGGACATCCAGGATGCCGGCGATTCCTTCGAGGTCCTCGCCGATCCGGCGAGCTTCGATGCGGTGCTGAACGCGATCAAGGGTAAAAACATCCCCACGCTGAGCGCCAAGATCGGCCTGATCCCGCAGAACACCGTCAAGCTGACCGGGGACCCCGCCGAGAAGATGCTCAAGTTGATGGAAAACCTCGAGGACCACGACGACGTGCAAAACGTCTATTCCAACTTCGACATCTCCGAAGAGGAAATGGAAAAGCTGGCGAAATAG
- the ruvA gene encoding Holliday junction branch migration protein RuvA yields MIAYLQGSLEEIGPDYAVLVTGGVGYQVFLAKNTLLSLPDLGAKLELKIHTVVREDNISLYGFRRASEKELFLKLIQVSNVGPKLALTIMSGLPVEDLAAAIRGEDLVRLTAIPGIGKKTAERLIVELKDKVLTWLAKGGEAAAPALAAPISLSEEAISALVNLGYTRQEAQQALKSIPGADELPLEKLVREGLKALS; encoded by the coding sequence ATGATCGCTTACCTGCAAGGCAGCCTCGAAGAGATCGGACCCGACTACGCGGTGCTGGTGACCGGCGGCGTCGGCTACCAAGTCTTTCTGGCCAAGAACACCCTCCTCTCTTTGCCCGATTTGGGCGCCAAGCTCGAGCTCAAGATCCACACCGTCGTGCGCGAGGACAACATCAGCCTCTACGGCTTCCGCCGCGCCTCCGAGAAGGAGCTCTTCCTCAAGCTCATTCAGGTGAGCAACGTCGGCCCCAAGCTGGCCCTGACCATCATGTCGGGCCTGCCGGTCGAGGACCTGGCCGCCGCGATCCGCGGCGAGGATCTGGTTCGCCTGACGGCGATCCCCGGCATCGGCAAGAAGACCGCCGAGCGCCTCATCGTCGAGCTGAAAGACAAGGTCCTGACTTGGTTGGCGAAGGGCGGCGAGGCTGCCGCGCCCGCCCTGGCCGCTCCGATCTCTCTTTCGGAAGAAGCGATCAGCGCCTTGGTCAATCTGGGCTATACCCGCCAAGAAGCGCAACAGGCCTTGAAGTCCATCCCCGGGGCCGACGAGCTCCCGCTGGAAAAATTGGTCCGCGAGGGGCTCAAGGCCCTGTCCTGA
- a CDS encoding cold-shock protein, with the protein MAERERGKVKWFNNNKGFGFIEQENGQDVFVHYSAISGDGYKTLSEGQTVEFDLTTGAKGPQATNVSKV; encoded by the coding sequence ATGGCAGAACGCGAACGCGGCAAGGTCAAGTGGTTCAATAACAATAAGGGCTTCGGTTTCATCGAGCAGGAGAATGGACAGGACGTGTTCGTCCATTACTCCGCGATTTCCGGAGACGGTTACAAGACCTTGTCCGAGGGTCAGACGGTCGAATTCGACCTCACCACCGGCGCCAAGGGACCTCAGGCCACCAACGTCAGCAAAGTCTAG
- a CDS encoding septum formation initiator family protein: MNSAKGKSAARPRRQLTPVLKRFFAGGVLLILAGFGFLTLFSNNGILDLFRLKSLYRSLQNENAGLLRQQEELRAEVQRLQDPRYLEYLARERFGYMKPNEVFILLDSPSAPADPSPQSSVDN; the protein is encoded by the coding sequence ATGAACTCCGCCAAAGGAAAATCCGCCGCGCGCCCGCGCCGCCAATTGACGCCGGTTCTCAAGCGCTTCTTCGCCGGCGGCGTCTTGCTGATCCTGGCGGGCTTCGGATTCTTGACCCTGTTCAGCAACAACGGCATCCTCGACCTGTTTCGCCTCAAGTCGCTCTACCGCTCCCTGCAAAACGAGAACGCCGGGCTGCTGCGCCAGCAGGAAGAGCTGCGCGCCGAGGTCCAGCGCCTGCAGGACCCCCGCTACCTCGAGTACCTCGCCCGGGAGCGCTTCGGCTACATGAAGCCCAACGAGGTCTTCATCCTGCTCGATTCCCCCTCGGCCCCCGCCGACCCAAGCCCTCAGTCCTCAGTTGACAACTAA
- a CDS encoding DUF2905 domain-containing protein, which yields MQELGKFLVLAGLLIVLLGAGLYFWPQLSQLPLLRHLGRLPGDIAVKREGFRLYIPIATSLLLSLFFSLLLYWIGGRRR from the coding sequence ATGCAGGAGCTGGGCAAATTCCTCGTCCTCGCCGGCCTCTTGATCGTCCTCCTCGGCGCGGGGCTTTATTTTTGGCCCCAGCTTTCGCAGCTGCCGCTGCTCCGACACCTGGGCCGCCTGCCCGGCGACATCGCCGTCAAGCGCGAGGGCTTCCGCCTTTATATCCCCATCGCGACCTCACTGCTGCTGAGCCTCTTTTTCAGCCTCCTGCTGTATTGGATCGGCGGCCGGCGCCGCTGA
- the ruvC gene encoding crossover junction endodeoxyribonuclease RuvC, which translates to MRILGIDPGCTVTGYGLIEEVSGRVAHLDNGGIFPPPKEAFGDRMRYIHDHVEALIGKFSPDAVAIENIFVAKNVQSTLKLGHARGAAMVAVSRAGLPLFEYTALQVKQAVTGYGHAGKEQIQKMVQALLKLPGAAFADASDALAVALCHANSYRMMKKVKAG; encoded by the coding sequence ATGCGGATCCTGGGCATCGACCCCGGCTGTACGGTGACCGGTTACGGATTGATCGAGGAGGTCTCGGGCCGCGTCGCCCACCTCGACAACGGCGGCATCTTTCCGCCCCCCAAGGAGGCCTTCGGCGACCGCATGCGCTACATCCACGACCACGTCGAGGCCCTGATCGGCAAATTCTCGCCGGACGCGGTCGCCATCGAGAACATCTTCGTCGCCAAAAACGTCCAAAGCACGCTCAAGCTGGGCCATGCCCGCGGCGCCGCCATGGTGGCGGTCTCCCGCGCGGGCCTGCCGCTCTTCGAATACACCGCGTTGCAGGTCAAGCAGGCCGTCACCGGTTACGGACACGCCGGCAAGGAGCAGATCCAAAAGATGGTTCAGGCCCTCTTGAAGCTGCCGGGCGCGGCCTTCGCCGACGCCTCCGACGCCCTCGCGGTGGCGCTTTGCCACGCCAACTCCTACCGCATGATGAAGAAGGTGAAGGCCGGATGA